One window of the Gambusia affinis linkage group LG01, SWU_Gaff_1.0, whole genome shotgun sequence genome contains the following:
- the LOC122828827 gene encoding transmembrane prolyl 4-hydroxylase-like → MMDEAQEDLLEHEDISQKPLSSPYNIPPLRSTRLQIQKSNVCSRAYFVVVMVFFHVYILNVIALLLYVHYNNGPGDLVSGDGASPAPVINTDRRLPQPAPSGRELHVEEYSQSFSLHRMEGIRVGHVQHVSVVPDRTHEMKTLSLKPLLFEIPGFLSEEECRVVVQLAQLKGLMDSQAATPSQDQTELNQPLLSLSTEEVFHLLDLNQDGFLQKQEIVSHSRSRDGTWLSPDNLRQTLTGLEASPTGILTLGEFRRVYDVSQRPRQQQSGSLHSHFKQRNRHTWLFQGLGSHRVLQTLRKRVIALTRLPSALLELSEPLQVSRYEHGDFTNAHYDSSSSQSETTCAHTRLAGNMSALTEVSCRYLTVLFYLSSVEEGGESTFPVADNRTYDEQALVQDGVDLTDTQQACGKGNLKLTPTAGTALLWYNHLSDGRGWMGELDEYSLHGDCPVKRGVKWVASSWVNVDPDHQQQARYQRLVAQRHQAKSGMDEHYQSLSHSDLHLDL, encoded by the exons ATGATGGATGAAGCTCAAGAAGATTTATTGGAACACGAAGATATCAGCCAGAAGCCGTTATCATCACCTTACAATATTCCTCCTCTTCGATCCACTCGGCTGCAAATCCAGAAAAGCAATGTTTGCTCTCGGGCTTATTTCGTGGTGGTCATGGTCTTCTTCCATGTTTACATCTTGAATGTCATCGCCCTACTACTCTACGTGCACTACAACAACGGCCCCGGGGATTTAGTAAGTGGAGATGGGGCGTCTCCTGCTCCAGTCATCAACACGGACAGGCGCTTGCCCCAACCTGCTCCATCAGGGAGAGAGTTACATGTGGAGGAATACAGTCAGAGTTTCAGCCTACATCGTATGGAGGGGATAAGG GTTGGACATGTTCAACATGTGTCTGTAGTACCAGACAGAACACACGAGATGAAAACACTCAGTCTGAAACCTTTGCTGTTTG AGATCCCTGGTTTCCTATCGGAGGAGGAGTGCCGTGTGGTGGTACAGCTGGCCCAGCTCAAAGGTCTGATGGACAGCCAGGCAGCAACACCTAGCCAAGATCAAACAGAGTTAAACCAGCCGCTGCTTTCTCTGAGCACGGAAGAGGTCTTCCATCTGTTGGACCTGAACCAAGACGGGTTTCTTCAGAAGCAGGAG ATTGTGAGTCATTCTCGTTCTCGAGATGGGACGTGGTTAAGCCCTGATAACTTACGGCAAACACTGACTGGCCTGGAAGCCTCTCCAACAG GAATACTGACACTCGGAGAGTTTCGGCGCGTTTATGATGTGTCCCAGCGTCCACGGCAACAGCAAAGCGGGAGCCTGCATAGTCACTTTAAGCAGAGAAACAGGCATACATGGCTCTTTCAGGGGCTTGGATCTCACCGTGTTCTGCAAACCCTCAGGAAAAG AGTAATCGCTCTGACTCGTCTGCCCTCTGCACTTCTGGAACTAAGTGAGCCACTGCAGGTCTCCCGCTACGAGCACGGAGACTTCACCAACGCTCACTATGATAGCAGCTCGTCTCAGTCAGAGACCACCTGTGCACACACACGGCTGGCAGGAAACATGTCTGCTCTCACAGAGGTCTCCTGCAG gtaTTTGACGGTGTTATTTTACCTCAGCTCTGTTGAGGAAGGTGGTGAAAGTACCTTTCCTGTGGCGGACAATCGTACTTACGATGAGCAG GCTCTGGTCCAGGATGGAGTTGATTTGACGGACACTCAACAGGCATGTGGCAAAGGGAACCTGAAACTGACCCCAACTGCTGGAACAGCTCTCCTCTGGTATAATCATCTCTCTGATGGCAGag GTTGGATGGGCGAGTTAGATGAGTATTCCCTGCATGGTGATTGTCCAGTCAAGCGAGGAGTAAAGTGGGTGGCCAGCAGCTGGGTGAATGTGGACCCCGATCACCAGCAGCAGGCTCGCTACCAGAGACTAGTTGCTCAAAGGCATCAAGCCAAGTCTGGTATGGATGAGCACTACCAGTCTCTGTCACACAGCGACCTCCACCTGGATCTATAG
- the LOC122828834 gene encoding secreted frizzled-related protein 2: protein MFSQLASLLLLLILAGSSKPMSLRRGQAQLDGHIRTEDVLQSVFKDKGRDLTSVDSRKEDAFGDSPSKQGITAAAEDGEAWGEPGAPSNFRFTHLISNGKLWDPRFSSRCVPIPSTMALCHNIGYDTMRIPNLLGHDSPAEAVQQSTSWLPLLARECHPDARIFLCSLFAPICLDRFISPCRSLCESVRDSCAPIMSCYGYPWPEILRCDQYPADHLVCISSITNTTAYTGAREVPQASCRDCELEEASSPKETLETFCRSDFVVKLRLTRLRYSPVSLSQFSLAAKLDVLKRGSLLGGQIRSRVELWLERDATCVRNMTRQHPRGGTFLVTGTVQGERLVVNKAYAWQRQDRSLTAAVRKWKSHRCSN from the exons ATGTTCTCTCAGTTAGCATCTTTGCTCCTTCTCCTCATACTTGCTGGGTCCAGCAAACCGATGAGTCTACGCAGAGGTCAAGCACAGCTGGACGGACATATCAGGACAGAAGACGTCCTTCAATCTGTATTTAAGGACAAGGGCAGAGACCTGACAAGTGTGGACAGCAGGAAAGAAGATGCATTTGGAGATTCTCCTTCAAAGCAAGGAATCACAGCGGCAGCAGAAGACGGAGAAGCGTGGGGAGAGCCTGGCGCTCCGTCTAACTTCAGATTCACACACTTAATAAGCAACGGTAAACTGTGGGATCCCCGCTTCTCTTCTCGATGTGTGCCAATCCCTTCCACCATGGCCTTGTGCCATAACATTGGCTATGACACCATGCGGATCCCTAACCTCTTAGGCCATGATTCCCCAGCTGAGGCTGTCCAGCAGAGCACCAGCTGGTTGCCACTGTTGGCCAGAGAGTGCCATCCAGATGCTCGcattttcctctgctctcttttTGCTCCGATCTGCCTAGACag GTTTATTTCCCCCTGCAGAAGTTTGTGTGAATCTGTGCGGGACAGCTGTGCACCAATCATGAGTTGCTATGGCTACCCCTGGCCTGAAATCCTGCGATGTGACCAGTATCCTGCAGACCACCTTGTGTGCATCTCCTCCATCACCAACACAACTGCGTACACGGGGGCGCGCGAAG TGCCTCAGGCAAGCTGTCGGGACTGTGAGCTGGAGGAGGCCTCCTCCCCAAAAGAGACACTGGAGACCTTCTGTAGGAGTGATTTTG TTGTGAAGCTGCGTCTGACGAGGCTTAGGTATAGTCCAGTAAGTCTATCTCAGTTCTCATTGGCTGCTAAGCTGGATGTCTTAAAGCGCGGGTCTCTGCTAGGCGGGCAGATTCGCTCACGCGTTGAACTATGGCTGGAGAGAGATGCCACATGTGTTCGGAACATGACCCGACAGCATCCACGAGGCGGCACCTTCCTAGTAACTGGGACAGTCCAGGGGGAACGCTTGGTGGTCAATAAGGCTTATGCTTGGCAAAGACAAGACAGAAGCCTCACTGCAGCTGTGCGCAAGTGGAAAAGTCACAGGTGCAGTAACTAG